The following proteins are co-located in the candidate division TA06 bacterium genome:
- the rpsK gene encoding 30S ribosomal protein S11 encodes MAEEKKQVRKKEKKIESSGIAHIQATFNNTIVTITDKSGNVISWASSGKAGFKGSRKSTPFAAQMAAEACAKIAVSLGMQRVEAWVKGPGGGRESAIRSLQASGLAVTVIRDVTPVPHNGCRAPKKRRV; translated from the coding sequence ATGGCGGAAGAGAAAAAGCAAGTCAGGAAAAAAGAGAAGAAGATCGAGTCTTCAGGCATCGCCCATATCCAGGCCACCTTCAACAATACCATCGTCACCATCACCGATAAAAGCGGCAACGTCATCTCCTGGGCTTCGTCGGGCAAGGCCGGCTTTAAAGGTTCCCGCAAATCCACTCCTTTCGCCGCCCAGATGGCGGCCGAGGCCTGCGCCAAGATCGCAGTCTCTTTGGGAATGCAGCGGGTGGAGGCCTGGGTCAAGGGTCCGGGAGGCGGCCGGGAATCGGCCATCAGGTCTCTCCAGGCCTCAGGTTTGGCTGTCACCGTGATCCGCGACGTGACCCCGGTGCCCCACAACGGCTGCCGGGCTCCCAAAAAACGCCGGGTCTAA
- the rpsD gene encoding 30S ribosomal protein S4, giving the protein MARYTAARCKLCRREGAKLFLKGERCNTKNCAVDKRPYAPGEHGKDRMRKPTGYAIHLREKQKVRRIYGILERQFRNYFEKASSMKGATGEKLLSLLERRLDNIVFRLGLAPSRSAARQLVNHGHFLVNDKIVNIPSVLLRPGDTIQVKPKSKDNVIIAGALEAAKGRTPAAWLELNKEKLSGKLLNIPTRDSIGMQINEQLIVELYSK; this is encoded by the coding sequence ATGGCAAGATATACCGCCGCCAGGTGTAAGCTATGCCGCCGTGAGGGAGCCAAGTTGTTCCTGAAGGGCGAGAGATGCAACACCAAGAACTGCGCCGTTGATAAAAGGCCCTATGCCCCGGGAGAACACGGCAAGGACCGGATGCGCAAGCCCACCGGCTATGCCATCCATCTCCGGGAAAAACAAAAGGTCCGGCGGATCTACGGCATCCTGGAACGACAGTTCCGCAATTATTTTGAGAAGGCTTCCAGCATGAAAGGCGCCACCGGCGAAAAGCTGCTTTCGCTTTTGGAGCGCCGTCTGGACAACATCGTCTTCCGGCTGGGACTGGCCCCTTCCCGCTCGGCCGCCCGCCAGCTGGTGAACCACGGACACTTTCTGGTCAACGATAAAATCGTCAACATTCCATCCGTTCTGCTGCGTCCCGGCGACACGATCCAGGTGAAACCCAAAAGCAAGGACAACGTGATCATAGCCGGAGCACTGGAGGCCGCCAAGGGCCGGACGCCCGCCGCCTGGCTGGAGCTCAACAAAGAGAAACTCTCGGGCAAGCTGCTCAACATCCCCACCAGGGACAGCATCGGAATGCAGATCAACGAACAGCTGATCGTGGAGTTATACTCCAAGTAA